The proteins below are encoded in one region of Brassica napus cultivar Da-Ae chromosome A6, Da-Ae, whole genome shotgun sequence:
- the LOC106385113 gene encoding CTD nuclear envelope phosphatase 1 — MATKLIIKKSAIPINRHQRSCFRRHRKTQIGCTSPAATAVIASINKSIYRCQRSILCLFSRVDGRLGTRGFKILKSHGSAHNLKTPYSLIHDRSGKSFDETKKTIVLDLDETLIHSSMEKPEVPYDFVVRPEIDGQILTFFVIKRPGVDDFLKKVGEKYQIVVFTAGLREYASLVLDKLDPERRVISRSFYRDACSEIDGRLVKDLGFVMRDLRRVVIVDDNPNAYALQPENAFPIKPFNDDLSDVELKKVGEFFDGDCEKCEDMRVALKEFVGREE; from the coding sequence ATGGCGACGAAACTCATCATAAAGAAATCAGCGATACCAATCAACCGTCACCAACGAAGCTGCTTCCGCCGTCACCGGAAAACTCAAATCGGATGCACATCGCCGGCGGCGACCGCCGTCATCGCCTCCATCAACAAATCGATTTACAGATGTCAACGAAGCATTCTCTGCTTATTCTCACGCGTCGACGGTCGTCTAGGAACCAGAGGATTCAAAATCCTCAAATCTCACGGATCCGCTCACAATCTCAAAACTCCTTATTCCTTGATTCACGATAGATCCGGCAAATCCTTCGACGAGACGAAGAAGACGATCGTGTTAGACCTAGACGAAACGCTTATCCACTCGTCGATGGAGAAACCCGAAGTTCCGTACGATTTCGTGGTGAGGCCCGAGATAGACGGTCAGATCTTAACCTTCTTCGTGATCAAACGGCCAGGAGTGGATGACTTCTTGAAGAAGGTAGGAGAGAAGTACCAGATCGTTGTTTTCACGGCGGGGCTGAGAGAGTACGCTTCTTTGGTGCTGGATAAGTTGGATCCGGAGCGGCGCGTGATCTCGCGGAGCTTTTATAGGGACGCGTGTAGCGAGATCGATGGGAGGTTGGTgaaggatttagggtttgtgATGAGAGATTTGAGGCgcgtggtgattgttgatgataATCCGAACGCTTACGCGCTTCAGCCAGAGAATGCGTTTCCGATCAAACCGTTCAACGATGATTTGAGCGATGTTGAGCTAAAGAAGGTCGGTGAGTTTTTTGATGGAGATTGTGAGAAGTGTGAAGACATGAGAGTTGCTCTGAAGGAGTTTGTCGGAAGAGAGGAATGA
- the LOC106386441 gene encoding GDSL esterase/lipase At5g45670, producing MAKMCLMMIIVAVAITMVASDPIAPCYFIFGDSLVDNGNNNQLNSLARANYFPYGIDFSQGPTGRFSNGKTTVDVITELLGFDDYITPYAAARGEDILRGVNYASAAAGIREETGRQLGGRIAFAGQVANHVNTVSQVVNILGDEDQASSYLSKCIYSIGLGSNDYLNNYFMPTFYSTGNQFSPESYSDDLIARYTEQLRILYNNGARKFALIGVGAIGCSPNELAQNSRDGRTCDERINSANRIFNSKLISIVDSFNQNTPDAKFTYINAYGIFQDIVTNPARYGFTVTNAGCCGVGRNNGQITCLPGQAPCLNRNEYVFWDAFHPGEAANVIIGTRSFRREAASDAHPYDIQQLAAL from the exons ATGGCGAAAATGTGTTTAATGATGATTATAGTTGCTGTGGCCATTACTATGGTTGCTAGTGATCCAATTGCACCGTGTTACTTCATATTTGGTGACTCTTTGGTTGATAACGGCAACAATAATCAGCTTAATTCACTAGCTAGAGCCAATTACTTTCCTTATGGTATTGATTTCTCTCAAGGTCCAACCGGTCGGTTTAGCAACGGCAAAACTACTGTCGATGTTATCA CTGAGCTTTTGGGTTTTGACGACTACATTACACCATATGCCGCCGCTAGAGGAGAAGATATCCTCCGTGGAGTCAACTATGCTTCTGCTGCTGCCGGAATCCGAGAAGAAACCGGTAGACAATtg GGAGGTAGAATCGCATTTGCAGGTCAAGTAGCAAATCACGTGAACACGGTGTCACAAGTAGTGAACATACTCGGCGATGAGGACCAAGCCTCCAGTTACCTCAGCAAATGCATTTACTCTATCGGCTTAGGCAGTAACGATTACCTCAACAACTACTTCATGCCCACTTTTTACTCTACCGGTAACCAATTCTCGCCTGAATCCTATAGCGACGATCTCATTGCCCGTTACACCGAGCAACTCCGG ATATTGTACAATAATGGCGCAAGGAAGTTTGCGTTGATAGGAGTCGGTGCTATTGGCTGCAGCCCGAACGAGCTAGCTCAGAACAGTAGAGATGGGAGAACATGTGACGAAAGGATCAACTCTGCGAACAGAATCTTCAACAGCAAGCTCATATCAATAGTCGACAGTTTTAACCAAAACACTCCTGATGCTAAGTTCACTTACATCAACGCATACGGCATCTTCCAAGACATCGTTACAAACCCTGCTCGCTACG gGTTTACAGTGACAAATGCAGGGTGTTGCGGAGTTGGGAGGAACAATGGGCAGATAACTTGTCTTCCTGGTCAAGCCCCATGTTTGAATAGGAATGAGTATGTGTTTTGGGATGCCTTTCATCCCGGTGAAGCTGCGAATGTTATCATTGGAACAAGATCGTTTAGGCGAGAAGCTGCTTCTGATGCTCATCCTTATGATATTCAGCAGCTAGCAGCTCTCTAA
- the LOC111198779 gene encoding protein STICHEL-like 4, translated as MTTTTKVEHLRNHIHLTNCIHLKNHMHNNNNNNNNNKQSSVLTDRSLLMRDLVLLQRSRSLRDPSASPRMKEDNKEGKRRSTDKNVVSKPGLRLCSSSPIVSFGGGGGTSKVTPSDEKLDGSSRKKSYRVEDVNEVLSVASVNSNDIKTLSDQLLGDSDGLVSCTVRNGRNRRKLRGKRRAVTIRDNVQKYEEEEGHGCGLPFNWSRIHHRGKTILDIAGKSLSCGMSDSKGRKGLNDTPISSLPLLVDSEGWQHDYSGELGIFADDLLNNGKDSDFSENSSRRNSRLHQSFTQKYGPRTFSDLVGQSLVVQALSNAVAKRRVGLLYVFHGPNGTGKTSCARVFARALNCHSVEQSKPCGVCSSCVSYDNGKSKNIREMGPVKSFDFESLFIKKRQKHHLVFIFDDCDTMSTDCWNALSKVVDRAPRRVVFVLVCSSLDLLPHVVVSRCQKFFFPKLKDADIVGSLQGITLKEEIEIDEDALKLVASRSDGSLRDAEMTLEQLSLLGTRISLPLVQEMVGLISDEKLVDLLDLALSADTVNTVKNLRVIMETGVEPLALMSQLATVITDVLAGSYDFTKEECKRKFFRRQPLSKEDMEKLRQALKTLSESEKQLRVSNDKVTWLTAALLQLAPDQRYLVPPSPCNNAAPRPSVEDIWLAVIENVRVNGLREFLYREGKIFSISIGSAPTVELMFNSPVTKLTAENFRDHILRAFEAVLGSPVTLAIRIESKKDLKNVGSSSLRSEIVELEDETESDRRKDLEASQKQSIVRGKASLGQVIKQAEGNSWSKRKAMLIADKLEHENLRLESSSRSLICWKSSRSVRRKVSRLKKVRRRRVRLHSLLKIVMCGKSLSTASPSRF; from the exons ATGACAACTACTACTAAGGTTGAGCATCTTCGTAACCATATTCATTTAACCAACTGTATCCACTTGAAGAATCATAtgcacaacaacaacaacaacaacaacaacaacaaacagaGTTCGGTTTTAACAGACCGGTCTCTTCTCATGAGAGACCTCGTCCTTCTTCAGAGGTCAAGATCACTCAGAGACCCATCAGCGAGCCCGAGGATGAAAGAAGATAACAAGGAAGGAAAAAGAAGATCTACTGATAAGAATGTGGTTAGTAAACCTGGTCTTAGGTTGTGTAGTTCGTCTCCAATAGTGAgttttggtggtggtggtggtacaTCTAAAGTGACTCCTTCTGATGAAAAGCTTGATGGGTCGAGTAGGAAGAAGAGTTATCGAGTCGAAGATGTTAACGAAGTTCTTAGTGTTGCTTCGGTTAATTCTAATGATATCAAGACTCTGTCTGATCAATTATTAGGTGATAGTGATGGTTTGGTTTCTTGTACGGTTAGAAACGGGCGTAATAGGCGGAAACTTAGAGGGAAGAGAAGGGCGGTTACTATTAGAGACAATGTTCAGAAgtacgaggaagaagaaggacaTGGTTGTGGACTTCCGTTTAACTGGTCTAGGATTCATCACAGAGGCAAGACTATTCTTGATATAGCTGGAAAGAGTTTATCTTGTGGAATGTCAGATTCAAAAGGAAGGAAAGGGTTAAACGATACGCCAATCTCCTCTTTGCCTCTTTTAGTAGATAGCGAAGGGTGGCAGCATGATTACTCAGGAGAATTAGGTATATTCGCTGACGATCTGCTCAACAATGGAAAAGATTCAGACTTCAGTGAAAATAGCAGCCGTAGAAACTCTCGTCTCCATCAGAGTTTTACTCAGAAGTATGGACCAAGAACTTTTAGTGATCTCGTGGGGCAGAGTTTAGTAGTACAAGCTTTGTCTAACGCTGTAGCTAAACGAAGAGTGGGACTTCTATACGTGTTCCACGGTCCGAACGGAACAGGGAAGACCTCATGTGCTCGAGTTTTCGCTAGAGCGTTGAATTGTCATTCTGTTGAACAGTCAAAGCCCTGCGGTGTATGCAGCTCGTGTGTTTCGTATGATAACGGTAAGAGCAAGAATATTCGAGAGATGGGTCCTGTGAAAAGTTTCGACTTCGAGAGTCTGTTCATAAAGAAAAGGCAGAAGCACCACCTTGTGTTCATATTCGATGATTGCGATACTATGTCGACTGATTGTTGGAATGCGCTTTCGAAAGTCGTGGACCGTGCACCTCGTCGTGTGGTTTTTGTTCTTGTCTGCTCGAGTCTTGATCTTTTGCCTCACGTTGTCGTGTCGAGGTGTCAGAAGTTCTTTTTCCCTAAGCTTAAAGACGCTGATATCGTCGGTTCTTTGCAAGGGATTACGTTGAAGGAagagattgagattgatgaagaTGCGTTGAAGCTTGTTGCTTCGAGATCAGATGGTTCTTTGAGAGATGCTGAGATGACTCTAGAACAGCTGAGTTTGCTTGGGACGAGGATCTCTCTTCCTTTAGTTCAAGAAATG GTTGGTTTAATCTCTGATGAGAAGTTGGTAGATCTTCTGGATCTAGCTTTATCCGCGGATACTGTGAACACAGTGAAGAATCTGAGAGTAATAATGGAAACTGGAGTAGAACCGTTAGCTTTAATGTCGCAGCTCGCAACAGTCATAACCGATGTCCTTGCCGGAAGCTATGACTTTACTAAAGAAGAGTGTAAAAGAAAGTTTTTCAGACGACAACCAT tgaGTAAAGAAGATATGGAGAAGCTGAGACAAGCTTTGAAAACGTTGTCTGAATCAGAAAAACAGTTGAGAGTATCTAATGATAAAGTAACTTGGCTCACTGCTGCATTGCTCCAGCTAGCTCCTGATCAACGCTACTTGGTTCCGCCTAGTCCTTGTAACAACGCTGCACCTAGACCTTCGGTTGAAGATATTTGGTTAGCGGTGATTGAGAATGTTCGAGTTAATGGTTTAAGAGAGTTTCTTTATAGAGAAGGGAAGATCTTTTCTATTAGTATCGGTTCAG CTCCTACGGTGGAGTTAATGTTCAACTCGCCTGTAACGAAATTAACGGCTGAGAATTTTAGAGATCATATTCTGAGAGCGTTTGAGGCTGTTCTTGGTTCTCCTGTCACTCTAGCGATAAGAATAGAATCAAAGAAAGACCTGAAAAACGTTGGTTCGTCGTCGTTAAGAAGCGAGATCGTTGAATTGGAGGATGAGACTGAATCTGATAGAAGGAAAGACTTGGAAGCGAGCCAGAAACAGAGCATTGTGAGAGGAAAAGCGTCGTTGGGTCAGGTGATAAAGCAAGCTGAAGGAAACAGTTGGTCGAAACGCAAAGCGATGCTGATTGCAGATAAGCTTGAACATGAGAATCT GAGACTTGAATCCAGTTCAAGAAGCTTGATATGTTGGAAATCGTCGAGAAGCGTACGTCGCAAG GTATCGAGATTGAAGAAGGTGAGGAGAAGAAGAGTACGACTACATTCGTTGTTGAAGATTGTCATGTGTGGGAAAAGTTTATCAACGGCATCCCCTTCTAGGTTTTAA
- the LOC106386443 gene encoding oil body-associated protein 2A, with translation MASSDELPGPYPARDGGDIPPGDPTTMKTMMIDKGAAMLQSLKPIKQMSLHMCSFACYGHDPSRQIEVHFYVHRVNEDFLQCAVYDCDSAKTHLIGIEYIVSERLFESLSSEEQKLWHSHDYEIQTGLLMTPRVPELVAKPELQNIAKTYGKFWCTWQTDRGDKLPLGAPALMMSPQDVNMGKIKPGLLKKRDDEYGISTESLKTSRTEIVGLERKNPMADYWVHHGKGFAVDIIETDMKKCAPFP, from the exons ATGGCGTCGAGCGATGAGCTTCCGGGACCGTATCCGGCACGTGATGGAGGAGACATACCTCCGGGAGATCCGACTACGATGAAGACGATGATGATTGACAAAGGAGCTGCGATGCTTCAATCTTTGAAACCAATCAAACAGATGAGTCTTcatatgtgttcctttgcttgTTACGGTCACGATCCTAGCCGTCAAATCGAAGTCCATTTCTATGTTCATCGTGTCAACGAAGACTTTCTTCAGTGTGCTGTTTACGACTGCGACTCCGCTAAGACCCACCTCATCG GGATCGAGTATATTGTGTCCGAGAGGTTATTTGAGAGCCTTTCCTCGGAAGAGCAGAAGCTTTGGCATTCTCATGACTATGAG ATCCAAACAGGTCTTCTAATGACTCCAAGGGTCCCTGAGCTTGTAGCCAAGCCAGAACTTCAAAATATTGCCAAAACTTATGGAAAGTTTTGGTGCACTTGGCAGACCGATCGTG GGGATAAATTGCCACTAGGTGCGCCAGCACTAATGATGTCACCACAAGACGTGAACATGGGGAAGATCAAGCCAGGGCTACTGAAGAAACGAGACGACGAATATGGTATCTCGACGGAATCATTGAAGACATCTCGAACTGAGATTGTAGGATTGGAGAGGAAGAACCCGATGGCTGATTACTGGGTTCATCATGGAAAAGGGTTTGCTGTCGATATAATCGAGACGGATATGAAGAAGTGTGCTCCGTTCCCGTAA
- the BNAC07G18640D gene encoding uncharacterized protein BNAC07G18640D — protein sequence MPPYIHLSSHGLTSYLISFLKFSDKNSKDPTMACKLLCLLILVTFVSQGYGCDRSNLTLKQSKTGNLYKDVTEWEVRVTNPCPCDFKNVKLTCTGFKSVLPIDKSVLSKSGKDCLLINGQSVGYKSDYVFRYVWATSFNFKILDATIACP from the exons ATGCCTCCTTATATACATCTAAGCAGCCACGGGCTTACTTCATACTTAATATCATTTCTGAAATTCTCTGATAAAAACTCTAAAGACCCAACAATGGCTTGCAAACTCCTTTGCCTCCTCATCCTCGTGACCTTCGTTTCTCAAG GATATGGGTGCGACCGTAGCAATCTAACTCTGAAACAATCAAAGACCGGCAACTTGTATAAGGACGTAACAGAGTGGGAAGTGAGAGTGACGAACCCATGTCCATGCGATTTCAAGAACGTAAAGTTGACGTGCACCGGTTTCAAATCGGTCTTACCCATCGATAAATCGGTGTTGTCGAAATCTGGTAAAGACTGTCTCCTAATCAACGGACAGTCTGTCGGGTATAAATCAGACTACGTCTTCAGATATGTGTGGGCCACTAGCTTCAACTTCAAGATCCTCGATGCCACAATCGCTTGCCCTTGA
- the LOC111198780 gene encoding ras-related protein RABA1c-like encodes MAGYKADDEYDYLFKVVLIGDSGVGKSNLLSRFTKNEFSLESKSTIGVEFATRSLNVDDKVIKAQIWDTAGQERYRAITSAYYRGAVGALLVYDVTRHSTFENVETWLKELRNHTDPNIVVMLVGNKSDLRHLVAVQTEDAKSFAEKESLCFMETSALESTNVEDAFAQVLTQIHSIVSKKAMEAASESANAPSRGDKIEIGKDVSAVKKAGCCSN; translated from the exons ATGGCTGGTTACAAAGCAGACGATGAATACGATTACCTTTTCAAGGTTGTCCTCATCGGTGATTCCGGTGTTGGCAAGTCTAATCTGCTTTCACGGTTCACCAAGAACGAGTTTAGTCTCGAGTCCAAATCCACCATCGGAGTCGAGTTCGCGACTCGGAGTTTGAATGTTGATGATAAAGTCATCAAAGCCCAGATTTGGGATACTGCTGGTCAAGAAAG GTACCGAGCCATCACTAGCGCGTATTACCGAGGAGCTGTTGGAGCGCTTCTTGTCTACGACGTAACCCGACACTCCACATTCGAAAACGTGGAGACGTGGCTCAAAGAACTCAGAAACCACACTGATCCCAACATCGTAGTCATGCTCGTGGGCAACAAATCTGATCTCCGCCACCTCGTGGCTGTTCAGACAGAGGACGCCAAGTCATTCGCCGAGAAAGAGTCTCTTTGCTTCATGGAAACCTCTGCTCTTGAGTCTACGAATGTCGAGGACGCTTTCGCGCAAGTACTCACTCAGATCCACAGTATTGTGAGTAAAAAGGCCATGGAAGCAGCCAGCGAGTCAGCTAACGCCCCGTCGAGAGGAGACAAGATCGAAATTGGTAAAGATGTTTCTGCTGTCAAGAAAGCTGGATGTTGTTCGAACTAA
- the LOC106386438 gene encoding 26S proteasome non-ATPase regulatory subunit 13 homolog A has protein sequence MAALQYLESLKSSHPELNEWYDSLSDLYQKKLWHQLTLKLEQFIALSVFQAGDALIQFYHNFITDFETKINLLKLAHFAVVVSRQYSEKEAAVSYLEGVIEKLKATKEPRITEPIVYIETQKALFKLEQGDQKECKKVLDDAKTSLDSMTDIDPSVYANFYWVSSQYHKCRQEFSDFYKSALLYLAYTSVEALSDSFKLDLAFDLSLSALLGENIYNFGELLAHPILKSLLGTNVEWLYHILQAFNHGDLVQYQELCRVHHASLIAQPALVENEKKLLEKINILCLIEIIFSRPAEDRTIPLTVIAERTKLSIEDVEHLLMKSLSVHLIEGIIDQVNGTVYISWAQPRVLGIPQIKSLRDQLDSWVDKVHTTLLSVEAETPDLVAA, from the exons ATGGCAGCTCTTCAATACTTGGAATCTCTGAAAAGCTCTCACCCAGAGCTCAACGAATGGTACGATTCCCTATCAGATCTGTATCAGAAAAAGCTATGGCATCAGCTCACCCTCAAGCTCGAGCAGTTCATCGCTCTCTCCGTCTTTCAG GCTGGAGATGCGTTGATACAGTTCTACCACAACTTCATCACCGACTTCGAGACGAAGATCAACCTCCTCAAGCTCGCGCACTTCGCTGTGGTGGTCTCACGTCAGTACTCTGAGAAAGAAGCTGCGGTTAGCTATCTTGAAGGCGTGATTGAGAAGCTTAAAGCTACTAAGGAGCCTCGGATCACTGAACCTATCGTTTACATTGAGACGCAAAAGGCTTTGTTCAAGCTTGAGCAAGGTGATCAGAAGGAGTGCAAGAAGGTCTTGGACGATGCGAAGACCTCTCTTGATAGCATGACTGATATTGATCCTTCCGTGTATGCTAACTTCTACTGGGTGTCTTCTCAGTACCATAAGTGCCGTCAGGAGTTCTCTGATTTCTACAAAAGTGCTCTGCTTTATCTCGCGTATACCTCTGTGGAGGCGCTCTCAGACTCGTTTAAGCTG GATTTGGCTTTCGATTTGTCACTTTCAGCTCTACTTGGAGAGAACATCTACAACTTTGGAGAGCTCTTGGCCCATCCCATT TTGAAAAGTCTTCTTGGAACAAATGTGGAATGGCTTTACCACATTCTCCAAGCATTCAACCATGGTGACTTAGTTCAGTATCAAGAACTGTGCCGTGTGCACCATGCATCCTTGATTGCCCAGCCAGCTCTGGTTGAGAATGAGAAGAAACTATTGGAGAAGATCAACATTCTCTGTCTGATCGAGATCATCTTCAG CCGACCTGCTGAAGATAGGACCATTCCTTTGACTGTCATTGCTGAGCGTACTAAACTTTCCATTGAAGATGTTGAGCACCTTCTCATGAAGAGTCTTTCT gtgcatctgaTTGAGGGGATTATAGATCAAGTGAATGGAACAGTTTACATCTCATGGGCGCAACCGAGAGTGTTGGGGATTCCACAGATCAAGTCTTTGAGGGATCAATTGGACAGTTGGGTCGACAAAGTCCACACCACTTTGCTATCTGTTGAAGCTGAGACACCAGATCTTGTTGCGGCATAA
- the BNAANNG05700D gene encoding uncharacterized protein BNAANNG05700D produces MAGINSSPATIKLFSVLLLLLTISPPPPIFAKAFSFPFTSFSQYKTLISTSRSLLLRVANLRASRGDASGSSRVRAMAEEIDRGLGIGFLSRAWSVGWDYVWNYAWRKGGIDYGEVYGTIGDLNELMSIVTEFNRAESNAQKASSVARSYGKALRVSKQLLRRLLRIFGKSGALREFWEMVQAEVVDGELLHDCLEVGSSDVKSLLQIAKDMALQYFSSTSRSSDEL; encoded by the exons ATGGCCGGAATAAACTCTTCGCCGGCAACGATCAAGCTCTTCTCCGTTCTACTTCTCCTTCTCACAATCTCACCCCCACCACCCATTTTCGCTAAAGCCTTCTCCTTCCCATTCACCTCCTTCTCCcaatacaaaaccctaatctcaACCTCACGATCCCTCCTCCTCCGCGTCGCGAACCTTCGCGCCTCCCGCGGAGACGCGTCGGGGTCGTCTCGGGTACGCGCAATGGCTGAGGAGATCGATCGTGGGTTGGGGATAGGGTTCCTGAGCAGAGCGTGGTCCGTTGGGTGGGATTACGTGTGGAACTACGCTTGGAGAAAGGGTGGGATCGACTACGGTGAGGTGTACGGTACGATCGGTGATCTCAACGAGCTTATGAGTATTGTTACGGAGTTCAATCGAGCTGAATCGAACGCTCAGAAAGCGAGCTCTGTTGCCAGGAGTTATGGCAAAGCTCTTCGTGTCTCGAAGCAGTTGCTTCGTCGTCTCCTTAGAATCTTTGGCAAATCG GGTGCATTGAGGGAGTTTTGGGAGATGGTGCAAGCTGAAGTAGTAGATGGAGAGTTATTACATGACTGTCTTGAAGTGGGAAGTAGCGATGTTAAGAGTTTGCTTCAAATAGCGAAAGACATGGCTCTACAATACTTTTCTTCTACAAGCCGTTCCTCGGATGAGTTATAG